The following coding sequences lie in one Hydrogenophaga sp. PBL-H3 genomic window:
- a CDS encoding helix-turn-helix domain-containing protein: MTTFAETLKKEIARVARKELREEITALRKLGATQRADISALKKEVNSLQSSLNRLEKIRAAPSSPGSMAKPSPTAKPTPVTPRGKPGRKVTFTAERLKAQRARLGFTQEQMAQLLGVSGLSIWKWETGGAVPRASRVPQILDRLAMSKRDALALISQSA; this comes from the coding sequence ATGACTACCTTTGCCGAAACCCTCAAAAAAGAGATCGCTCGCGTGGCCCGCAAGGAGCTGCGCGAGGAGATCACGGCGCTGCGCAAGCTCGGCGCGACACAGCGAGCCGACATTTCAGCATTGAAGAAGGAGGTCAATTCCCTTCAGTCGAGTTTGAACCGGCTGGAGAAGATACGGGCGGCGCCCTCCTCTCCTGGCTCCATGGCCAAACCTTCGCCGACGGCCAAACCCACTCCCGTTACACCCCGAGGAAAACCAGGCCGTAAAGTGACGTTCACTGCGGAGCGTCTGAAAGCCCAACGCGCCCGACTCGGCTTCACCCAGGAACAAATGGCCCAACTGCTGGGCGTCTCCGGTTTGTCCATCTGGAAATGGGAGACAGGCGGTGCTGTTCCCAGGGCCTCTCGAGTGCCTCAGATTCTTGACAGGCTCGCAATGAGCAAGCGCGATGCGTTGGCATTGATAAGCCAGAGCGCCTGA